The Streptococcus sp. DTU_2020_1001019_1_SI_AUS_MUR_006 sequence AGAATGCTTCTAATGATTTATAAATTCGTCGTTTAGCTTCATCCATTGTTTTAGTATCAAATTGATCAGCATTTACACCCAAGTGTTTGTATTCATTTTCGTACTCATCATCATTTAATCCATATGAAAATAAGTTTTCATAAAATTGAAGTTTTCCACCAGTTGTTAGACCAAATTCACGTGCAACTTCATTGATAACTTTAACATCATGCCCATCATCCATTTGATAACCATTTGCTTCATCTCTACGTACAACTGTATTTGCAAATTTAAGAGAGTCTTTTGTAATTGTAACAAGTGGTGAACCATATTGCTTACGTACTTGATTAATCAAATCAGCTGCAAATTGTGTTAACTCTAATTGTTGATCGTATGTTAAATTTCGAATATCAATATTTCGAGTTTTGTCAACTTCATTTGACTTGTATTCGTTTTTATCACCAACAATTTCATTAATACGTTTCAAGGTTACTTCATCATCTTCTTTTAGTGCTTTAATATATTCTTCACTAAGAGTTAATGTATTTACAACTTGATTTGTTAATGTTTTTAGCGTTGTAGTAGCATTAGTAAGTGTTTGTTGCGCATCTTGAACTCGTTGTTCTGCTACCTTAACCTCTGCTTCTTTGTTTGTTACTGTATTATTTGCAATAACATTATTGGTTGTTGCTTGGGTAACTTTTTCATCTAAGATATTGATTGTTTCATTACGTTTTTCATCAGCTTCTTTTGCAATTTCTACTTGATGCTCAGCTACTGTAACAGCTTCTTTTGATTGCTCAACAACTGTTGTTGCTTGAGTAAGTGCATCAGTTAGTTCACGTTCATTTGTATGATGAATAGATTCTTCAATTTCTTGAACACGATCTTGTGCTGATTGAACGATATGTTCTTGTTCGTTTACTTGTTCAGTTGCTTGTTTTAGTTTTGTTGTTTGTTCGTCAACTGTTTGCTTAGCATGGGTTACTTGATCTGCTGATACAGAATGTTGCATTGTTGCATTTGTAACATGGTCAGTAGCATTTGTCAGTTCAGTCTCCGCTTTAGCGATTGATGTATCAGATGCATGTTGAGTTTCTTCTGCATCTTGTACATTTTGTTTGGCTACTGATACTTGTTGCTCAAGTTCTTTTACTGTTTTATTTACAGTTTCATTTTCTGTACGTGCATTTTCAACGGTTTGTTCGGCATGTTTTACGTTTTGTTCTGCTTGATTAACTTGTTCTTTTGTAATCTCTACGGTTTTAGTTGATGTTTGCTCTGTGATTACTTGAGAAGAAAGTCCTTGTTCAGTTAATTCCTTAGCATTGACATCTTCAACCTTTGCTAGGCTAGCAGTAACAAGTGCAGCTGCTGCTAAACTCCATTTTGTGCGTTTATCCATATTTCACTCCTTATAAGTCGTTCTTCCATTAGTTTAATACAAAATACCTATTTTGTAAAGTGATTTAAGTATAATTTTAACTCTATAGAGGGGATTTGTGGTGATAATTTAAGAGTTACAATAGAGAAATTAGGGGATTATATGAACAAATACACATTACAAAAACATATCTCTCTTCGAATCCGACATTTAAGAAAGCAGAAAAAAATGACACAGTGGGAGTTGAGTGAGAAAGCCAATCTAGGTATTAATTATATCTATAATATTGAAAATAAAAATTTAAATATAAAATTAGAAACGTTAGAGAAAATTATCATTGCTTTGGAAGTCACTGAAGCTGAATTTTTTAACTTTTTTAATCAAGAAGCTGATTTTGAGACGTCAAAAACATTTGAACTGATTTCTGAACTACCCATTTCAAAACGAAAAAAACTACTTGATGCTATTAACCTCATCTTAGAAACTTTAGAAGAATAAAATGCTAGACTTTTTTATCTAGCATTTTTCTGTTGACACTTCAATTTTATAGTGTGTTGAATAAACAATAGTACAGTCTGGCTTCTAAAATATTACTAGAAATTGATTTGATTTTCCTAGTCAATTTGTTCAGATTTTATTTCATTACACTATATATCTGATAAAAATATGATTCAAATTAGGTCGATGCATCCTTGATGTAACTAGGTTACTGACTTTATCAGTTTTATATAAAATTTAAGGCAGTTCTTCAAGTTGACTTTGTTAGTCATATGAAGTAGGTTAGATAAAA is a genomic window containing:
- a CDS encoding SEC10/PgrA surface exclusion domain-containing protein; amino-acid sequence: MDKRTKWSLAAAALVTASLAKVEDVNAKELTEQGLSSQVITEQTSTKTVEITKEQVNQAEQNVKHAEQTVENARTENETVNKTVKELEQQVSVAKQNVQDAEETQHASDTSIAKAETELTNATDHVTNATMQHSVSADQVTHAKQTVDEQTTKLKQATEQVNEQEHIVQSAQDRVQEIEESIHHTNERELTDALTQATTVVEQSKEAVTVAEHQVEIAKEADEKRNETINILDEKVTQATTNNVIANNTVTNKEAEVKVAEQRVQDAQQTLTNATTTLKTLTNQVVNTLTLSEEYIKALKEDDEVTLKRINEIVGDKNEYKSNEVDKTRNIDIRNLTYDQQLELTQFAADLINQVRKQYGSPLVTITKDSLKFANTVVRRDEANGYQMDDGHDVKVINEVAREFGLTTGGKLQFYENLFSYGLNDDEYENEYKHLGVNADQFDTKTMDEAKRRIYKSLEAFLFNGYEWQHARSVVGYTNEPAYFGLAIGHGLAVGKVHFEYVEPRYIKDPSKFDTTEIKVESPTERIEKAKTDIKNAEVTLSNAKTELAEKQTELETAKEQAQAAGLILTQAKEALTEAKESKEQTPDALTKLELAKDNLRKAELEKETAEEKLKSLSKTKEEKEKDLLTAKEQLSQDKKELKSRQDNLLTVERKYQEAVKQLADAEENFNITLNVLTDAKQDLKRAQDKVDALKNAPKRLEDAKHALDQLTQEYEKALDLQHTSELELKKAISELTNATHEYQVIKAQYEAYQARLKPSTDVKDSKEQNLKGKKETPSANQVVSYSRVARNKELPKTGSASSVLTLIGLGALSLLGVTRSKRKKEDR
- a CDS encoding helix-turn-helix transcriptional regulator, which encodes MNKYTLQKHISLRIRHLRKQKKMTQWELSEKANLGINYIYNIENKNLNIKLETLEKIIIALEVTEAEFFNFFNQEADFETSKTFELISELPISKRKKLLDAINLILETLEE